The Nitrospinaceae bacterium DNA segment AGATCCGCCTCGGGGATGCTCATTCCTGCTGTGTTCGCCTGCGCAGAGCAGCCTGCAATTACCACTTGGGCCCCGTCCGGCGCCCTGCGCCTCGCCTGTCGGGCCAGTCGCCGCCCCTCGCGGTCGGCCTCCGAAGTCACCGTGCAAGTATTGATGACATAGACATCAGCCTCCGATTCAAAGGGGACAAGGTCCATACCCCCTTGGCCGCACAAATGCCGCATCGCCTCGCCCTCGGCCTGATTCAATTTGCAGCCCAGGCTGTATACGGCAACCCGCTGGCGTTCTGATTTCAATTGACTCTTTTTTTCGTGCAATGAAACCCCCGAAAGAGCGCTCCCGAGCGCCCATTAACCATAGTGATTAGGAGGGATTTTATGCCCTCGCCCCACAGCCCGCAAGGGTCCAATCACTTGACGCCCCTCTAGATGAACTGATAGGTTGCGGACACTATTTCGAGGGGGGCATGGCCCATCCACCAAGTTTTCCAGCGTTGATTTGCATAGGCTTTCAGTCTTGATATAAGGCTGTGGTCTTTTTATTACACACAGGCGGTTTAACTTTTTTTATATTCGTTTGCGTGTCCGCCTCAGGTGGGCACAAACATTCGAAAGGCAGGGGTGAGCATTGCGAGGATTCGACTTTGTAGCTCCAAACACTGTCCAGGAGGCCATCAAGGCAACCAAGGGCAAGAAGTATAAGTTCATTGCAGGCGGAACCAATTTCATGCCCGATTTGCGCCATGATCACACCGGCGAGACCAAGCTGGTGATCGATCTCATGCGCATCAAGTCACTCAAGGGGATATCCTCGGCGAAGGGAGTGATTAAGCTCGGTGCCCTAACGACGGTCACTGATCTGATCAACAGCAAGATCATTGCCAAAGAGGTACCCGTTTTGGCTGCCATGGCGGCGAAATTTGCCGGCCCCATCATCCGCAACAGGGCCACGGTCAGCGGCAATTTAATCGACGGCGGCCCGGCGGCGGACATGGTTCCACCTCTTTTGGCTCTAAAAGCAAGTGTCAAATTAACGGGCCCCAAAGGCAGCCGCACCGTCGCTCTCGAAAAATTCCTCATCGGCTACCGCAAAACAGCCATCAAGCCTGGCGAGATTATTACCGAGGTCACCTTCCCCGCTCCGGGCAAAGGCCACCTCCACGGCTACTACAAACTAGCCCGACGCAACGCCATGGCAATCACCGTCGTTGGCGCGGCCGTCGTCCTCAAGATGAAGGGCAAAATATGCCAGGAAGCAGGCATTTCCCTGGGTTCGGTTTCGGCCACGCCCATTCGGTGCCTTGGGGCCGAAAAACTGCTCAAGGGCAAAGAAATCACGCTTGCCCTCGCTCAGGAGGCGGCTGATGCCTGCGCCGCCATTGCCTCGCCCATTGACGACATTCGAGCTTCAGCTGA contains these protein-coding regions:
- a CDS encoding xanthine dehydrogenase family protein subunit M — its product is MRGFDFVAPNTVQEAIKATKGKKYKFIAGGTNFMPDLRHDHTGETKLVIDLMRIKSLKGISSAKGVIKLGALTTVTDLINSKIIAKEVPVLAAMAAKFAGPIIRNRATVSGNLIDGGPAADMVPPLLALKASVKLTGPKGSRTVALEKFLIGYRKTAIKPGEIITEVTFPAPGKGHLHGYYKLARRNAMAITVVGAAVVLKMKGKICQEAGISLGSVSATPIRCLGAEKLLKGKEITLALAQEAADACAAIASPIDDIRASAEYRKLMCEVLPRRLICQAAGISIDPS